The DNA window TTTAGATTTACAGCGAAAAATGCTTGAAGGCTTTTTTGCATATTTTAGAGTGGAAAATTTATATAACAATCGCTATTATCTTCGCGAAAATTATCCGGAATCTGGTATCAAGGGATTGTTTGGCATACGGATATTATTATAGGCGATAGTTCATAACATAAAATCACAGGATAAAACACTATGCACAGTGGTACATTAATTGGCGTATTTGATGCCGTGCCAACATGGGTAATGCTTTTACCAATTTTGCTCTGTTCGGTGATAGCTGTTGCAGCTATCGTTGAAAGGATAATTTTTTACCGGAGAATTAATGCCGATTATGCACTGCTGGTTAGCAGTGTTCATAAAGAATGCAGTGCAAACAATATCCAGCAGGCGTTACTGTTGTGCAAAAGGGTGCCAGGTCCCATAAGCGAGCTCATCCACAATGCCATAACCTTTGCCAGTACCAAAAAGGAACGCGAAGGCCTTATTGCCGAACAGGTATATGCTGCACAAAAAGCTATTGAGAAGCATATAGGCATTATAGCAACTATCGCTACCATAGCGCCAATGTTTGGGCTTTTGGGAACTGTGACCGGTATGATGAAATCATTCAGTGCCTTATCAAAGGTGGGCAGTGTGGCACAGGATTTGCTGGCGTATGGCATTGCCGAAGCGCTTATCACAACAGCATTGGGTTTGCTTGTAGCAATACCGTCATGGATTTTCTATAATTATCTGGTAAGCCGTGTGGAAAGGTTTAATAAAGATCTTGAATATGTAGCAAATACACTGCTGGATTTTCCATTATGTTCAATAGAACAGAAACAGTAGTAATAGTACTGCTATAATAAAAAGGCATGCATTGAAGCACATATGGATCAAGGGTTGAAAACTACAATAAAAGTAAAAAGTAAATTAGGGTATAGATCCTTAATTGATATAACGTCGCTTGTTGACATGACATTTTTGCTGGTAGCTTTTTTTATGGTGACATCAAGTTTTGGGTCACTATCGTCCATTACCGTACACCTGCCCAAGGCAGTTCAGTCGGGGCAAATGCAGCATGCCAATATGGTTA is part of the Spirochaetota bacterium genome and encodes:
- a CDS encoding MotA/TolQ/ExbB proton channel family protein; the protein is MHSGTLIGVFDAVPTWVMLLPILLCSVIAVAAIVERIIFYRRINADYALLVSSVHKECSANNIQQALLLCKRVPGPISELIHNAITFASTKKEREGLIAEQVYAAQKAIEKHIGIIATIATIAPMFGLLGTVTGMMKSFSALSKVGSVAQDLLAYGIAEALITTALGLLVAIPSWIFYNYLVSRVERFNKDLEYVANTLLDFPLCSIEQKQ